GCAACTCGACGATCTCTCCGGTGCCGTGCACTTCGATGTGGAAGCTGACGCGGTTGGGCGAGAAGTCCCGCGTGACGCCCTTGAGGACGCGCCCGTCCAGGTAGCGGGCCACCACCTTGTTGTCGATGTCCAAGCGGGACTCCCTGCCGAGGACGAGGGGGCGCGGCGATCCGGTGTCGGGGCGCCGCCGGGCTCGCCGCTGTTTTCGGCCGCCGGAGCGTGCGGCTTGACCGCGCGCTGCCGCCGCCGGAAGCGCCGGCCTGCGTGCCCGGCCGCGAGGACCTGGCACCCGGCACCGGCTTGCCCGGCCGTGGCCCGTTGTGGGACGTTGCGCCATCGCGCTTCCTTCAACCCGAGAAACCCACGAGGGACCCCGTCATGGCTCGATTCGCCCTCCTGCTGCTGGTCGCGGCCTTCACCTTCGGCTGTGCGAGCGGCGGCGGTTCGAGGACCGCGGCCTCCGAAGGCGCCCCTCCGGCGGGCTCCGCTGCGGCCCAGGCCGGAACGGCTTCCACGGCCGGCAAAGTGCACCGGCTCGCCAGCGGGCTCGTGTACGAGGATCTCGCGATCGGCAACGGCAAGATGGCGGATCCCGGCCTGCAGGTCAGCGTGCATTACACCGGCTGGCTCACGGACGGCACCAAGTTCGACAGCTCGCACGACCGGAACCAGCCCTATCAGTTCACCCTCGGCCAGGGCGAAGTGATCCAGGGCTGGGACGAGGGCATCAAGGGCATGCGGGTCGGTGGCAAGCGCAAGCTCACGGTCCCGCCCGACCTCGCGTACGGCTCGCGCGGGGCCGGCGGCGTGATCCCGCCCAACGCCACGCTCGTCTTCGAAGTCGAGCTGCTCGGCGTGCGGTGATCGCCGCGAGCGGTCGCGCGGGGCGGGCGGCGACGGGGCGCCGGTCGTGATTGCGGACCACGGCCTCGAGGTCGTCGAACGCCTGCGCGAAACGCTCGCACCGTCGGGCCCGTGGCAGGCCGCGCACGACCGCGGCTTCAGCTGGTGGCCGTCGGCATTCTCGCAACGTGTCCACGCCGGCCCGGTCGAGCTCGCGGGCGGCGCGCGCGTCTGGCGTGTGCGCGTCGAGATGCCGCTGCTGCGCGCAGTGGAGGGAGGCGCGGCCGGCTTCGCCGTGCTCGCTCGCTGGAACGCGCTGCGGCCGGGTCTCTCGGCGCTGCGCTGGAACGGCGACGACCGGACCCTCTCGCTGCACGCCTCCGCGCTCGTGCGCGCGGGCGACGAGGCGCGCGCGGCGAACGCGCTCGCCGTCGCGGCGCTCTTCCAGATGGCGGACGCCGCCCGGGACGCGCAGGCGCTCGCCCGCGAACTCGGCGCCGTGACGGGGGAGTCGGCGCCGCCGGGCGGTGTGCCACGCACCGCGCCCGACCCGCTCGTCGAAGGCTGGCGGCGCGTCGCCGAGCACGGAGCCGGCGCGGGCCCGTTCACGCGCGAGCGCCTCGACGGCGTCGCCGCCGTCGATGCGCCGCCCTGGGAGCGCGTGCACGTGGACGACTCGGGGCTCCATGCGGAGATCGCCTGCGCGCTGCCGGGCGAGTCCCCCGCGGGCAGCGCACCGGGCGCGGGCGTCGCGCTGCTCCACCTGCTCGGCTCGCAGCCACATCCCGCATACGGCGCGGGGCTGGTCGCGGCGCTCTCGCTGCCGCCCGAGGCGGAGCCGGTCCCCGA
The window above is part of the Candidatus Eisenbacteria bacterium genome. Proteins encoded here:
- a CDS encoding FKBP-type peptidyl-prolyl cis-trans isomerase yields the protein MARFALLLLVAAFTFGCASGGGSRTAASEGAPPAGSAAAQAGTASTAGKVHRLASGLVYEDLAIGNGKMADPGLQVSVHYTGWLTDGTKFDSSHDRNQPYQFTLGQGEVIQGWDEGIKGMRVGGKRKLTVPPDLAYGSRGAGGVIPPNATLVFEVELLGVR